In Rosa rugosa chromosome 4, drRosRugo1.1, whole genome shotgun sequence, the genomic stretch ACACCTTCAGACATTCATGTTATGTCTAAATATAAACACCCACTAACACCCGTAAGAGAGGAACCAAACCAACTCATCAgatccaaaactcaacaccaATTGCACCATTTGTCACGCGAAAATCTATAATTCAGACAGAATAAATACAACTCAGAAGCACACAACCAACTATCTGGTTACGACAAGAATTTGCATGCCATGATCAATCGTTTAGAGGCGGAAAAAGTAAATGAACCTAGACAACCAAAAATAAGTCATAAAATCTTCTTGCTCACCTTTTCTTACAACAGAACCAAAACTGAGaatttttttccaaaaaaaaaaaaaaaaggtttaaatTGATCTTTGAAATCACAAATAATTACCATACAAAAAACTACTCACAATATACTAACATATCAAAAGGAAGAGCAGTAAAGGGCCGAGAATTTGTACTAATCTAACCATATTTATCTACTTAGCATGTCACCCACATATATCTAATTGATTAGCTAAATATGATTTACAGATTAAAGAGCAAAAGATTGCAACATCTAACATAGAAACAATTGAATATCACATCAGGACTGAAGTTGCAGTAGAAAACCTTTTCCTCTGTGGCGGGATGCTCTTTTCCTTGGAAGAAATCCGAGAGAGCCATGCCTTGGGTGTTCAAACTTGCGATGGGACATGTTTCCTTCTTGAATTAAGCTCTACAAAACTCAAAAACCTCAAAATTCCTATGATGGTGGCAATAAGTTCAAGCATCTGTCTCAAATAAGTAAAAAATATTGGATACGATAAATGAAAACATAGCGCAGACAGAGAGGCAAAGCTCATACAAATATCATATGCTGGTCAAGTTACATCATTACCCAACTGATGATTATAACCcccatccaaaaaaaaaaatgttgagaAGGGTAGAATGCAACCACCTACTCCTGTAGATAGCATGAAATGATCCCCCGTGACCAAAGGCCTATGGCACCAAAAGAATGCCAATTCTCGGGCTCCTTGGTATTTCTTTCCAAAACCAACAAGGGTTCTGGTAAAAATAGAGCCCTTTTGAGACTCCAGCCTTGATTACTCACGATGTTCTTCTGGGTAAAGCATTTCATACCAGCAATGGAGTACAGTAGTAACATTCACCATCTCAATCTATATTTttaatacaaatatatatatatatataatatttatcccTTATCCAGCCAAAACATGATGATTTACATTTAGaaattcaaaaaacaaaaattactaTACATGGGCATGTATTATACGTAGTAATGTCTAAGATCCTTAAGCTTGCAAAGACATTCACAGACAAGAGATatttggagaagaagaaaaagcgaCAAACAGTTATAGCTATGACATGATAAATCTCATAATGAAATCGCAACAAAACACAGATCTTCTTCAGACATTCAAAAACACAGAATCCAAATTACACTGAAAAAATTTAACAAAGTAAGGACTGGGCTTCAGTAGGGCTGTGTTCTTCAGAGTAAAAGAGAAATTGAACAATATTACCTACAAATCGAGAGATAAAAAGAAGGCGGCAACCAGCAATGAGTTGGTTCGAGGGCGACGATGAGAAACCCTCCCAAGGTTTAGTCGAGGTTCTTATAGTGGTTTTTAAAGTGAAACGACGGCTACGATTTGTTTGTTCGTGTTGGGCCTTGATATGAGGCTTGGACCCGGCCAATATTACGTATTTTCTTCTTATTTTATCTTAGAAATTATTTTAACCTCACTCAAACGTTCAATATGTGGAACCTCCACGTCCAGCGTTTGAACACTGGATTTGCAACAAGTAATTGTTGGATAATAAACATGGCCAAGACAGGGACTGCCTTGTTGGTCGTACAGAATCCTAGCGGATTAGTTCCTAGGCGGGTTCATAGCGGATTAGTTCTTGGGCTTAAGAAGTCTTTGGCATACCACAATGAATCTAAAAGAAggatgtcaaaaaaaaaaaatcagaaattatttcCTTCAGGCATATTACAGACACACGCGCGCGCGCgcgtgcacacacacacacacacatatatatatatatatatatatgtataggatttttctctggtgcggacgtccgtaccgaaatttcggtacggatttcctgttttcgaccactttccgaccacatttttacatcttaaccgttcagtttttaggtcctaatgtatagatcatctctgcaaaatttcagccaatttggtgatcgttaaggcatccaaaactgcaatttacacgaatggaccgaatctgtcgaaccggaaccgttcgtatttataatggtaaattgcagttttggatgccttaacgatcaccaaattggctgaaattttgtagaggtgatctatacattatgacctaaaaactgaacggttaagatgtgaaaatgtggtcggaaagtgggggaaaacgggaaatccgtaccgtccgcaccgtagccggactgtatatatatatatatatatccagagcggagctccgctttgaaaatttacgtgtgaagttcgagttttgggtcacttttcggtcgcatatccacatctcgatcgttcagtttttaggtactagtgtataaaTCGTCTCTGCaatttttcagccaaaatgatgatcgttaaggcattgataattgccttaaagctagtacggttcaggttgacagattcagtccgtccattggtttaagcgagttagataccttaacgatcatcattttggctaaaaatttgcagagacgatctatacactagtacctaaaaactgaacggtcgagatgtggatatgcgaccgaaaagtgacccaaaactcgaacttcacatgttaatttcaaagcggagctccgctctggataggatctgtatatatatatatatatatatatatatatatatatatatatatatacagatcctatccagagcgatgcctcgctctgaaatttcagggCGATGTTAGgatttagggtcacttttcggtcgcatttccacatctcgaccgttcagtttttagctactactgtatagatcatctctgcaaaatttcaaccaaattgatggtcgttaaggcattgataactgccttaaagctagtacggtttaggtttgacggattcagttcgtccactgGTTTAAGTGGGTTAGATACCCTAaatatcatcaatttggctgaaattttgcatacatgatctatacattagtacctaaaaactgaacggtcgagatgtgaatatgaGACCCAAAAGtgtccctaaaccctaacctcgctctgaaatttcaaagcgatgcctcgctctggataaaatctgtatatatatatatatatatatatatatatatatatatatatatatatatatatatatatatatatattcatatgaattCATTGAACAAGTATACTATGAATTTTTCATattatattttcataatttgtAGAAATCTAACAAACttcgaattcatatacatgtgttatgcaaatctattgatcaaATTacgtgaatttttttttattcttgattgaaaaaaaaatatatatatatatatatatatatatatatatatatatatatactattattaagggAACCCAAGGTGTGAATTTATGTAAATATCCTTAGACTATAGGTTAATTTAAAATACCTTTTTAATATATGAGAGGTGTTATGGTAAATagcaaaatataaataaaaattcagaaaaaaaaaaaaaggaaattcaTCCCACTTTCTACAAATATAACTTCCCACATCTTACAGTTGTAACTTCCTACTTTTTTTtcctccaaaaaataaaaataagaataaaattGTTTAACACATGCATCGCATGTGTCAATAaagactagtatatatatatatatatatatatatatatatatatatatatatatatatatatatatgttgttcaaatctaagcatgagtgtaatgaaaaaaaaaaaaaaaccaagataaatttttttttttttttcagaagaaaGCCTAAATCATttagagtcattagattttggaacgATTAGATTATCTTTTTACTTAAGAATTACATACCATGATTTGGCAAATAAGTGATGTGTGTAGGTAACATGGCATGACATCTAGagttgaggccacaaatcttagggcAATAGACCTCATTGATGCCCCCTATCATTGCCCTTTCGAGAATCATGTGCCGGCTTAAGGGTTTCAACTAATGAATCCAATTATTAATTTGCTTTTGTAGAGCTCTAGAATCCAACCAATAAACACTAGTTCTGGAATTTCATGATGTCCAGTGGGGTCCacttttgagaaattttattgaaaactCGGCTCAACTTCTCATGAAAATGTACAACTCAAAACCTAAAATTTCACGTTAATACTTCTACATGTTGATAAACCACCTCACTACTgtaagcaactccaacagcttccctataatttctgtataatagggaagcaaaagtcaaaactttagcatctttttcttctctaactccaacagattctctattttacagcaatctctaaaatctccatattcttccttaaaattttagagattgctgtaaatatagggaatttgattttctctttcctcactttccctaaaatagggatagttatagggaatctgttggagcaaaatatgctcatttttccctaaagtagagaaaaatcaaaatatagggaagctgttggagttgctctaagaccTTCTATTCTTACTCAGTTTCCACTAGTGAATAAACTTTCAAACATTCAAAACTAGCGATTTTAACTTGAGTAATTTTATTAACACATAGCTAATTACTAGCTACACACCcctattttttgaatttttgttaaatactattttaccctttgAGAAAGCCgaacaaaaaaaaagacattGAACTGGAGTGGAGTTTGATAATTCAAAGCTTCATATAAAATCGACAAGAGCAGAACATCACTCTAGAGATCGTTGATTAATTGATTAATTGCAATTCGCTTTATCAATTAAATGttgaattaataaataaaaaaattgtctCCTCCATCAATTGCTAGTTGACTACGAGAATGACGATGATGCTGTGTTCGAAGTCATGGCCAAGCTACAATATTGGGGTTTGGGTTGGTGGTGCAATTGACATTGTTAAATGCAATGCGACTTGTCAAACTCAAGGAAGATTTtgttctctctccctctcaagAAGTAGAGAGAAATCAAAGTACaagagggagagagacagaTTTCTTGAAGGTGTATTTGGTTGATTTATATCTAGTTCCTTTATAATTTCATCTCACAATCACATAAAGAAACCATTATCTGCTTTGCTGTGCTGGGCATCGAGTCAATATGAGAGAGAGACTAGTTGGGATTAAGAAATAGGCTGCTTAAGTGACTATCGATTTGGCACAGATTTGCATTCTCGTTGAAATATATCATCTTTTTTAATGTAAAATGAGGATATTATAGGAAGTTTGATGATaatatttgacaaaaaaaattacGGGGTGTATATTAAGTATATTGatatgtgtgaataaaatttctcttttaaCTTTACAAATGAgaagtatgttttttttttttgatccaaataatcattcattcatctcaagccagaatggcacggatacataccttcccttgccaactctaggacaagtttaggacgtggtatgctagcaccacccattagacaatcaGTGTTCACTTATTCAAAAGCGAGCCTACACACTATAAAATAGTAAATAGGCTAAGTTctaaacaaaatacaaaactTAAATTTTTCTTGCCCTTCATAGTAGGGCTAGGACATTTAGAGAGATTAGCAAAATTTTTCGGCACctgctgtttggacccaaaatgaacattttggcctgacaaggcatgtgttggagaaattgagccaatgtcagtggctcaagctatatattgtcgacaagctcgaaatatatatttagaggctaaataaagcctactatggaagcatgaaaagtcaactttagcacattttcctacttcggctaggagaaaccgagctaaacaaggaaggaggggcggcagactaaccaaatgaaatctaaatgagctaaaactttccagattaaatctagaaagcccaaggatcatttattatgaagagtgccagagctagttttgagtggaaggccttcaaacaatcagtccaattttctacagaagcaaaactggaaaactggacctgtaagaggtccagcagcattttcagcccaaccacatggaataaagctctgaaaatttgtcaggatgatctacactcatagtggaacattttttatgaagaagtcgaaggctcattctgaagtcttgttggagaaataattgaaggaataaaggggcagaaactgacctaaaaccagctcaatattcacatgttcatgtttcctacccacatgaagaaagctagatgcttttcttcttttccttggatatatttttcaagacaatctctttaatagatcatcatcacttccatgtttctacaccttcatgctttgctttcatttcatcatttctctatcttttccatattttacaaatcactttcatactcctctctttctctttctcttaccggtgatcacactcctagtcctagtcttctcagaagccgactttcagtgccaccaaaccctctgtcaacgtgcttcggtcctagtctcctcgggagccgacggtagtgccgcgatcacaacggttacagaaccagccaagcaagggtaacgccctagcaacccagccaagctaaagtcacgctttagcaagatctcaatacttcccggtgatttcgctctgctcaatctgcaatattgagtatcgacttgtgaacaagaagaaacttcagcaaagtcctcaccacgaggcacaaagaatcccacgacgaggttggtgctctcctcgtctacaatcgcttgatagaagtcaggtcaagggacacccccgacgaccgcacccgaacggtgctggcacgcccgcgcaagaaaagagactgttgaccagctgcagcaaaattggagccaaacacctgCCTCTGTGAGCACCGTCATCCCAATTCGATGAGTTAGGACTCTCGTTGCTCCATCCTGGCTAGAATTTATCCCCGCACCTGCAAATCGGAGACGGACCACTGCGGTGCTTGAATAACAAATCGTCGTCGTCTTGTTCTGGGGATAAAAACGATCCTCCGCTGCATCCCACAATCGGCCAGAGCTGATCATCGGTCTCTTTCCTCTCGTACCGCCACCAGCCCATTCCAAATGCAGACAAACAAAGAAGCATCGAATTAAAAGCCCACCCTGATCCTTCAGCCACTTACCACCAAGAGTCTGAGGTAGATTGGGCAGCCAATCAAGAGTGATCAGCCCTTGATACACACCGCAGTTCTCAGATCAGCCCATCTATTcctgacaggacccaccccggatttcaccctgaaatccgaagtggccctgcggggcccatcTTAGaaaaaattctaccaaaaatttagcggaacttcccctaaaaatggactacccaaaacctgtagaaagacatttacacttctaaaccatccatccttattctcttggagccaccctgctccccaaatcacaacattttCCAATTCACACTACACAATtctcaacttaataacattaatccacaggttatcagagcaattctaatataAAAGATAAACAAGGAAAACATGGGTGAAATGGATACGCGGGAGCtgtgctgttggctatgcctcaactccatgtacgcccgaccgcAACTAgtctagcctgcaaactgggcatttgaaaccgaagggcccaggggaaagtaattgaaaaacacgttagtgtgagtggacaaaaataaataatcaagataatttaaatgaagcaaacttgaatactttcccacgtatttaaacttataaaacctcgatgcatgcaacgtttataaaacgtatttctttaaactcaaaatctagcaaaaacataccagccccgctggttaagagaaatcagactagccccgctagtcaagtaataataggatatggggaagaaatatcaccatacgggtaaaggagccccttaggctctaccctcgactgccactcacacatagattgtgtgaggaggagaactaataacctcgactaccactcacgtgaggaggagaataaatcacctcgactgcTACTCACAAACACagagtaagtgaggaggagacactaTAGAACAACCCCagtatggtgaagaaaataatcgaaaaccagtaaatccataaatccataaagcttccccaatatctcacgagaaaaaTAAGTATATTCCAATGACGTAGCCCCACACGCTAAAATATTCTCgaaaacataatcaaataggcgagaaataataaatataacaatcCTTCCAAAAACCTCAAGTCCGATAATATGGcagaaatctcaaaatcgacgaataaaatatattactaaattccggaaatcacctcggaaaataattcgtcgagaATCAcataaatcatgatttcaaTTAAAATCATATATCGGAGATAAACTATCGAAGGCTTAAAATCCATTTCCGAAACATAATTgaaataaatcataattaatctctgaaaattaaatcatattcccgaaaataaatcataactccaaatccgagcataataaattcgtatccaaaattcatatggaaaaacaatgccaaaattataatccaaagcaaaatattatgctcgctaaataaaatgataaattaattaataaatcaATCATCATTTCTGgaaaataattgcatgcatcattatttgaaacaaaagtccactcacattACTATATAGGCGACCACGCATACGAGTTTCTTCATCATGCGGTAACTCGGTATAGCGCcttgtacacaattatattccgtgaataacaattcggcaattaaatacgattccaaaatcaatcctcttaagtcaacatctccatttccttctccgattcaacccaaactttaCCACTAACGCCATTTCATTAATTTACAAGTTCTAGGGCAGATTCGagagaaatccaacggtcggattctcgtaaatcgataatcgaaatcCTAAATCTTCGGAAATTAGAAATCGATtcaaaacttctccaatcttCACCAAATTCACATATATAAGCTCTAGATCAaatataggatttaactagctaaaaaccGAAGCCAAAAacctgccctacacgcctccacgcgccaccgtggcggcgcgtggggcccacgcgccgttggccaccacctccgatggccaccaaattttggcaccAACAACTACTCAACAAGCCCAacacttttctcaactacaacaaattccaattttaccttgaagtgcTCAAGATTGGCCGGTGAAAACTTTTCCAGAAATTTTCAaaccctaggatcgggtttTTCCTTGATTcttcctctacactgcaaattagAGCTAGAAGCTTAAGGGAAGGTGTTCCATGGCTTGAGGCGCTCCTGTTGGACTTGGTTTGGCGGTCGGAGATGACCGGAATTGGAAGAAGTGGCCGGAAAacataaactgctacagtgaTCATATTTGGCTTCGATCTGCAGTTTTCCAGCCAAATCGCTGTGAACCACCACTATAGGAGTGTGCGGGAGGAAGAGGCGGTCCTAGAATGACCGGTGGCACGCCGTTaggtggccggaatcgaaaGATATGCCGGAAAAACCAAGAAAAACGAAACCGGGGAGAAAGAGAGCTcggggagaaagagagagagttaccgagTGGGTAGGTTTCTAGAAACGGAAacggaaacctaccacagtaactttccatttatatagaaacttatcatgaacagtaacttggcTAATTTCAtccataactttcgcatacgaactccgatttttacgtaccacatatgcacgaactcggtttaacgtcctctacgactttccaaaagaaaattttctcaaattttgatccgaacaaaaagtcaacatttagggccactaaaagtatcgaaacaaagtaaaaagtgaaagtaattgctgtttaccgtccaaatgactagtaaactggtaaattgagatacgggacgtaacaATTCCTCTCACGCACAATGTTTGATACACTTTTACTAGGAGCAAAGATGATGTTGGGACTAGGTTTGGTGGTCGCCACAAAAGATTGGCGTTGGAGAGCCATCAGTAGATGGCTTTGGAGGGAGGCCAATGACGACCTCCATTGAAGAAACGTAGAGCTCCAGCGGCTAGGGTTTGGGGACCGCATTCTCATAATGCATGTATCATATTAAACCTCGATACAGAAATATACGTCAACTACAACGAAACAAATACCCAAACGAGAAGTACGTAGATAATATTGGTTCTTTATATATTGTTCATTGTTTGAAACTATCATTTATATATTTAAATAGGTAATGTACTAGTTAAACAAAATGAAAGTCAGGTGAGGAGCTTTGTAGTTCTGGATAGAACAATACATAACTGTTTGTTAGAAAGTTTTCCTGAAGTTTTCATTTTAATGGTCCCTCTTTAGAAATCCACccccctatttttttttttttttttttttgtgctatatcagtaattttttgtttttctttctatgAAAGTGAAAATAATGCATCAACAAATAGCCACAAGGCCCGACATATAAGACTCAAAAACAAACTAGCTTCAAGTAGAGTAATTATAACAACGAGCCAATAAAAGGCAATGAACCTAACAGTTTACCCCCCAACTAGGAAACAACACGGTAAACGAAACCTTCCACAGAGAAACAAGCAGATATCGTAGATCTCACTTCCGATAAACATCGAACTGGTGGATCCGCCACCAAATCTTCCATAAACATTTTGGATCACAAATTTCGATCCTTGTCCCAGCCCCTGTATATGCTGGAGCTATAGAAGGGACTCCACTCCACCGTTCCATGAAGGAACTAGATCGATGTAGCAAATCAAGATTTGTTTACAAGAAATCAGAGAAAATTTGGAATAGATGGATCAAAAGaacgaaaagaagaaaaagtggaGGGGATGATTGAAACAATGTTTGCATGAAGAAATTTAACTGCAATGACTATTTGTCTTTTATTAGAAATATCCTGTGATGATGTGAATGGTTGCTAGGTTGCAACATGAATATGGAGAAAGGACTAATGGATTTAGAATCTTAAATTATAATGGACTTTCATTCGACATAATCACATTTTCATCTCTAGAAGGAAGCAGTCACATTTCTATTCGGGAAAATTCATGCTGGAGTAGACATCATAACAAAGCCTAGAACACTCGCATCCCAGGTGTGCTCAGCTGAGAATGCCACAAAAGCCGAATGTGCCCAAGCTTTATGCCACATGCTGTGAACTTGTCCAGGTACAAAATCTCCACTTCATCACATAAGAGATAAATTAAATATACAGTAATACAACAACCTTCGAAACCCCATCAATTCCTAATAACGGCCCGTCCTTGACAACTATatcattttaattttctttttcttatcagCTAATGTTCCTCCAACTCTTCTTCATCAGGTAATATTACAGTCAATAAAGAATACTTCACACGGAGGGATATCCTGCCCTTTTCGACAACTAGTCTTGCCCCAGATACAACCCAATAACCTGGAGTTTCCTGTGGCCCCCTTGTCATTTCTGCTGTATCCACAAATTTCCTGAGCTTTGGCGCTTGGATGGGAACTGGAGGACCCCCGGGGTAGACAGCCGAGTTTATGTTGACATCTGCTGGTCGTGGAGGTGGCTTTTGAACTGCTGTAAAGTGATGACTGATTAGTGTTGATATGAGTCCTGACTTATGGGCCAACCCTGGTGACCCATCCCATTCGGGATGCTTTACAATTGTAGCTCCGGAAACGGTAGAGAAGCGGAGTCTCAAGAAGAGAATATTCTTTATCCCATAATTCTCAACCTGCAACTGTGCCCCAGTTACTATTGAAAGATCCTCATCCGACTCCACAGGAGCAGTGCATACATGAGAGAAGTTCTTCCATCGGACTTTCTCATAGTATTTACGATCATAAGAATCACGACGGAAATTTCCATTTGGATCATCTTCGAGTTGGAAGATTTTCGGAAGAGAGGAGAGGTGTTGTAAGTGGATGGCCAACCGGTTGCTTCTTTTGCCTTCTAGATACAGCCGCAGACCAGTCACTGGCCTCTTTCCTACATCAACCTGACATTAAACCATAGCAAATAATGATTTTTTCTGAAAGCAGGATTTTTAAGAGGACCTGAATAATTATAATGATATAGTTTATACTTCATGCATGGAATTATTGTAGCATAACTAAGGCAATGTAAAACTGACCAGTCAAACAGATATCATATCATTTCACAGAATCACAGAACATAAATATGAAAACAGGGTCATGAAGGTTGTCTCAAGTATTACTAGAAAACTTTtccaaagatttttttttccattacaAAAACATTTCCAAGGTTAAGGGTTGAATGTCTATATTTTCCCTTTAATATGACTCGTAAACTTCAAACATCAACATGATAAGTTATCCCATGAACAAAAACATTTATGACAATAACAGTCAGAagcaacacaattttttttctctaattaaGGAAGCAGACATCGGGAGGCCTTACCAGACTAGTATTGACATAAAGCTTGGGCCCCATTAAGCTAAACTGAAGAGATGTATTGCTTTGATGCTTCCTTTGTGGACCAAGAGGAAGGTCACTGAAAACCGGAGCCCACTGCCTTGGCAGCTGAAATTCCAAAAACTGATGGAGCTCTTCAATTGGTGGTTTATCTGCAAGCATATGAGCGATAATAAGATTCTCTCAGGTTACCAATTAACTTGTTACAATACTTCTGCAAAAGTACCAATGTATAGAGAAGGGGTCCCGAACAATTTTCGCTATTCTCCTAGTTCTGTTTATTTCTAAATTATCTTGCTGTCTTAATTCTATTGCAAGGCCAAAAACTTATATCTGTTGTATTATTCTGGATCAACTCTACTAATTATAAATTGCTTAGGCCTTTCTCCATGAATGGATCATGACAATTAGCAAGCATGCTCTCAAAAGTAAAAGTAGAATTTACTGAAAAGGTACAGTTGGTTTTGGAAGGTGGAATCTGGTTTAGCACCAACAAAATCATTTTCCAATTGTAAGCAGCATATGCACAGCTATCAGATCACAGACAGCTCTTTTTTGtatcagtttttatttttctccatTTCCTTCAACTAGTCCATATTCCAGAGTTTTCCATAAAAGGACGAGTTCAAACCCTTAAGTTTATATAGTTGACAACAATATCTTACGAAATATAGGACCAAAAATATCTATAATAGGATTATAATAGCAGTAAATAGAAaagtaaatgaaataaagatgCAAACAGAGGAAAACTTGCTCACATCTTAAATAAAGATTTATTGCGTGGCTCAAGAATCCACTCCCTGGGACTCCATTTAGCAGAGAGGTAATTGGCATAAATGACATTGTGATCACATCAGGTTCATGTTGAACACTTTGT encodes the following:
- the LOC133743946 gene encoding MACPF domain-containing protein At4g24290, encoding MALKAAEAAEAAIASIGRGYDVSIDLRLKYCKGDSRLIEIDDDDDGGRQVLLPGGITIPNVSKSIKCDKGERTRFRSDVLSFQQMSEQFNQQVSSTGKIPSGLFNSMFEFSGCWQKDAANTKTLAFDGVFITLYTVALEKSQMVLRDDVKKAVPSHWEPAALARFIDTFGTHIVVGVKMGGKDVIYMKQQHSSTLQPADIQRRLKDMADKRFLDANGQYGIPSEQAYKNDKFEIREQRLRFADTSPSSSYSHKEDIVSIRKRRGGSDIKNLSHNEWLQSVQHEPDVITMSFMPITSLLNGVPGSGFLSHAINLYLRYKPPIEELHQFLEFQLPRQWAPVFSDLPLGPQRKHQSNTSLQFSLMGPKLYVNTSLVDVGKRPVTGLRLYLEGKRSNRLAIHLQHLSSLPKIFQLEDDPNGNFRRDSYDRKYYEKVRWKNFSHVCTAPVESDEDLSIVTGAQLQVENYGIKNILFLRLRFSTVSGATIVKHPEWDGSPGLAHKSGLISTLISHHFTAVQKPPPRPADVNINSAVYPGGPPVPIQAPKLRKFVDTAEMTRGPQETPGYWVVSGARLVVEKGRISLRVKYSLLTVILPDEEELEEH